A window of Strix aluco isolate bStrAlu1 chromosome 11, bStrAlu1.hap1, whole genome shotgun sequence contains these coding sequences:
- the LSM3 gene encoding U6 snRNA-associated Sm-like protein LSm3: MADEVDQQQTTNTVEEPLDLIRLSLDERIYVKMRNDRELRGRLHAYDQHLNMILGDVEETVTTIEIDEETYEEIYKSTKRNIPMLFVRGDGVVLVAPPLRVG, translated from the exons ATGGCGGATGAGGTGGATCAG caacAAACAACAAATACTGTAGAGGAGCCACTTGATCTCATCAGACTCAGTCTAGATGAACGAATCTATGTGAAAATGAGGAACGACAGAGAGCTTAGAGGCAGACTACAT GCATATGATCAGCACTTAAATATGATTTTGGGTGATGTGGAAGAAACTGTAACTACAATAGAGATTGATGAAGAAACCTATGAAGAGATTTATAAA TCTACCAAAAGGAATATTCCGATGCTCTTTGTCAGAGGTGACGGCGTTGTGCTTGTAGCTCCCCCGTTGAGGGTTGGTTGA